One genomic segment of Kordiimonas sp. SCSIO 12603 includes these proteins:
- the groES gene encoding co-chaperone GroES, with product MALRPLHDRVLVKRLESEAKTAGGIILPDTAQEKPSEGEVIAAGAGTKAEDGKVTPLDVKAGDKILFGKWSGTEVKVDGQDLLIMKESDIMGIIE from the coding sequence ATGGCTCTTCGTCCGCTCCATGACCGTGTATTGGTCAAGCGTCTTGAAAGCGAAGCTAAAACTGCTGGCGGCATTATTCTGCCTGATACAGCACAAGAAAAGCCTTCTGAAGGTGAAGTTATTGCAGCTGGCGCTGGTACAAAAGCTGAAGACGGCAAGGTAACACCACTAGACGTTAAAGCTGGCGACAAAATCCTTTTCGGCAAATGGTCTGGCACAGAAGTTAAAGTTGACGGCCAAGATCTGCTGATCATGAAAGAATCTGACATTATGGGCATCATCGAGTAA